The following proteins are co-located in the Salvelinus namaycush isolate Seneca chromosome 33, SaNama_1.0, whole genome shotgun sequence genome:
- the lrrc31 gene encoding leucine-rich repeat-containing protein 31 isoform X2 — protein sequence MESSVQRGRGRSPFDLIMNQIRRKRTTSDRKSTSGRFLSRQAESGGLPEDRETEEERDGAGVVPGPADLAESVCDMGWGRVCVFVKRLGKRADSRTLSLAHCDLTATDVLELATLLPSLSLLEEMDLSWNELIGGCLRSLTSHLQNVGGLRTLRLSCCRLTADDITALGEALKCVPVLEVLDLSWNAGIGGSTLQGIVGKLHPTLRELYLVACQLTETDATILGGIVSVLPRLCVLDASCNPLLAHTQTEAEDGSMSETEPGKGGVWGLGGLVPSLSHTPSLTTLRLHDCGLTTQSLGLLGGSFHCLRSLCQLDLSCNKGVAGGLSLLSPHLALLSHLGGLDLHLCCLTHTDLQALIQALPSLTELTELDLSSNKEVGGVVSDLVSALPLSQIKLLPLNGCSLNQESLSALALALPYLRCIDVSWSKMVGGRLALLLEALQPSVTQELRLSSCDLTTDDLLHLAVVCKRGVLSSLRVLDLSYNGGVGEEGWCGLLGEGGLGSLEELDLSLRPLTSKPSLLTSNPSPLTWLPTLLSAFPHLPALTRLSLQRWTLTAQEREQVNHALRKREVLLELDPVLFASSANQEGLEEERYEE from the exons GTGTTGTTCCTGGCCCAGCTGACCtagcagagagtgtgtgtgacatgggctggggtcgtgtgtgtgtgtttgtcaagaGGCTGGGGAAGAGAGCAGACAGCAGGACTCTGAGTCTGGCTCACTGTGACCTCACTGCTACTGATGTACTGGAACTGG ctaccTTGCTCCCCTCGCTGTCTTTATTGGAGGAGATGGACCTGTCATGGAACGAGCTGATTGGAGGATGTTTGAGATCATTGACCTCTCACCTCCAGAACGTGGGTGGGCTCAGAACGCTCAGGCTCTCCTGCTGTAGGCTGACTGCTGATGACATCACTGCTCTGG gtgAGGCATTGAAGTGTGTTCCGGTGTTGGAGGTTCTGGACCTGTCCTGGAATGCTGGTATTGGTGGCTCAACTTTGCAGGGCATTGTGGGTAAACTCCACCCAACCCTTAGAGAGCTCTACTTGGTGGCCTGCCAGCTCACTGAAACTGACGCTACTATACTGG GTGGTATAGTGAGTGTTCTCCCCAGACTGTGTGTGTTGGATGCGTCTTGCAACCCTCTCCTggcccacacacagacagaagcaGAGGACG GCAGCATGTCAGAGACAGAGCCAGGGAAAGGCGGCGTGTGGGGTTTGGGGGGGTTAGTCCCTTCCCTGAGCCACACCCCCTCCCTTACAACCCTACGCCTACACGACTGTGGCCTGACCACACAATCCCTCGGCCTGTTGG GTGGTTCGTTCCACTGCCTCCGCTCCCTGTGTCAGTTGGACCTGTCCTGTAATAAGGGTGTGGCCGGGGGgctgtccctcctctcccctcacctggCTCTCCTCTCACATCTGGGCGGCCTGGACCTGCACCTCTgctgcctcacacacacagacctacaggccctca TCCAGGCGCTGCCCTCGCTCACTGAGCTGACGGAACTGGACCTGTCATCCAATAAGGAGGTTGGGGGTGTGGTCAGTGATCTAGTCTCCGCCCTCCCGCTGTCACAGATTAAACTCCTCCCACTCAACGGCTGCAGTCTGAACCAGGAATCACTCAGCGCACTCG cTCTAGCTTTGCCGTACCTGCGGTGTATAGATGTGTCCTGGAGTAAGATGGTGGGCGGGCGTCTGGCACTGCTATTGGAAGCTCTGCAGCCGTCAGTCACCCAGGAGCTCCGCCTTAGCAGCTGTGACCTCACTACTGACGACCTGCTTCATCTGg CTGTGGTATGTAAGCGTGGCGTTCTGTCCTCTCTGCGTGTGTTGGACCTGTCCTATAACggaggggtgggggaggaggggtggtgTGGGTTGCTAGGAGAGGGTGGGCTGGGCTCACTGGAGGAGCTGGACCTTAGTCTGCGACCCCTGACCTCTAAGCCCTCactcctgacctctaacccctcaCCCCTGACCTGGCTGCCAACCCTGCTCTCTGCTTTTCCTCATCTACCTGCGCTGACACGTCTCTCTCTTCAGCGATGGACTCTCACagcccag GAGCGGGAGCAGGTAAACCATGCCCTCAGGAAGAGGGAAGTACTATTAGAGTTGGACCCCGTCCTGTTTGCTTCGTCCGCCAATCAGGAGGGGCTAGAGGAGGAACGCTATGAGGAGTAG